The sequence TAATCCGTACTGATATAGACCAGCTTGGCTCCGGCCTTCTCCGATGCGAGCGCAACATTGCGCGTCCCCACAGCATTGATCAAGTATGCAGCGTCAACATCCGTCTCTGCAGCGTCAACATCCGTATGCGCGGCGCAGTGAATGACTGCCTCTGGGCCAAATTCTCCAATAACCTTGCCGCACTGGTCAAGATCGGTAATATCCATCTCCTGCCGGTCGCAGGCCAGCACCTCATACCCCCGGCTTTCCAGCAGCAGCACCACATCACGGCCGAGCTGTCCCGCCGCCCCCGTTACAAGAACCTTCGCTGCCATTACAGGGCATCCCCCAAGCGGCTGCCGTATTGTTTTTCAGCATACTTCTGGTACTCTCCGGACTGAATGCGGGTCCACCATTCTTTATTATTCAAATACCATTGGATCGTTTCCTTGATCCCCGTCTCAAACGTATGCTTCGGCTTCCAGCCCAGCTCGTTCATAATCTTCGTTGGGTCAATACCGTAGCGGCGATCATGCCCCGGACGGTCCTGCACATACGTAATTAGCGATTCTGGCTTGCCCAGCTCCTGTAAAATCGTCTTAACAATATGCACATTCGTCCGCTCATTATTGCCACCGATGTTGTACACTTCGCCCAGCACACCTTTGTGAATGACCAGATCGATCGCGCTGCAATGATCCTCCACATAGAGCCAATCGCGAATGTTTAAGCCATCGCCGTACACCGGCAGAGCCCCGTCAGCCAAAGCGCGGGAGATCATCAGCGGAATGAGCTTCTCTGGAAACTGGTAAGGACCATAGTTATTCGAGCAGCGCGTAATATTAACCGGCAGACCGAACGTTTCATGATAAGCGCGTACCAGCAAATCCCCGCCCGCCTTGCTGGCGGAATAGGGGCTGTTCGGCGTCAGCGGCGTCTCTTCCGTGAACAGACCGGTCGCCCCAAGCGTACCGTACACCTCGTCGGTCGATACCTGTACAAACTTGGTGACCTTATGCTTTTTCGCCGCGTCCAGCAGCACCTGAGTCCCGAGCACATTCGTCTTCACAAACACATCCGGCTCCAAAATACTCCGGTCCACATGCGACTCCGCCGCAAAATTCACGACCACGTCGACACCTTGGCCAATCAAAGCGTCCATCGCCTGAACGTCTGTGATATCCGCTTTAACGAACGTGTAATTCGGATGATTTTCGACCGATTTCAAATTTTCCAAGTTGCCTGCATACGTGAGCGCATCCACATTTACGATTTGGTAATCGGGATGCTGCTGAAGCATATAGATAACAAAATTGCTTCCGATAAAGCCGGCTCCGCCGGTGATGAGCAGTTTCATGGGTAACCACCTTTTGATTTTCACTAAGTGTTGCTTAATAAAGCATAGTCAAATCATTGTATAACTTTTGTCCAAAATCCATCATATATAAACTTGTAATTATTATATGCATTATTACCAATCATTGTCACAATAAAATTGTACACACCAGTAGTCCACTGGCTAATTATTACTCTTTTGGGATTAATAAATAGAAATTATGTACACCCCAATAACTATAATAATCATACCCATCCATTTCATAAATGATATTGGCTCATTAAATAATATGAAAGCAGCTAAAATCCCCAAAACATAAGCAATACTTTGAATTGGATAAGCTATGCTTAAGGGCACTCGAGAAAGAACAACAAACCAAACTAAAGTAGCCAAAACATATAATAAAAGACCAAATATAATATAAGTATTAAAAATAGCCTTCCAAGCATTATTCAGGTTAACTCCACCTAATTTCTCCAATCCAATTTTAAATAAAACTTGTCCAGATACTAACATAAGAACATTTAGAGTAAGATACACTATGTTCATATTGTTTGACCGTAACGTAAGATCACCTCATATAATTAGTTCTTCTTCATTTTCTCAATTTCATTTTTTAATAATCCTACTTCCTGCGATATCTGTCTTAATTTATTTGCTAAATTAGAAATTGATACAGTAAGGCTGAAAATTATTATAAGAGCGCTTAGTATACCTAACAGAAATACAAAGTTTGAAGGTGTCTCAAAGCCGAAGGCTTGGGTAAAATAAAATGCTATTCCGGGAAAAATAGACACTATTAACATCAAAAAAACCAAAAAAATCCAAAGTAATGCATAACGAAGTTGGAGCTCATATTTTTTTATCATATTTATTAATAGAAACAAAAGTAAAATGGATAAAACTATTAAAGTTATTTGAAGTTTAAATGGAAACATTTATTCTCCCTCAATTTATCTGTTTTTTTCTAGTGGAGTCTATAACAATTGCAATTGTTACTTTAATCATATAATAGAAAGATTTAAAAGCTCTAATAGAAGATTTCCCACCATTTCGCTCTCTCATTTTGACCGGCACTTCTGTTATTCTGTAACCATTTCTGCTAAGAGCCATAATCGATTCTGGTTCGGGATAATCAGTCGGATAATTTTCCGCAAAAAAATTAATAATTTTTTTATTGCATGCTCTAAAGCCTGAAGTAGGATCACTTACTTGAGTCTTTGTCAGCATTCTTAAAAGCATGGAGAAATAGACAATCCCTACTCGTCTTATACCAGATGACTGAAAACCTTCCCTCTTCAAGAATCTGGTACCAATTGAAAAATCCGCCTCTCCTTTTAC is a genomic window of Paenibacillus durus ATCC 35681 containing:
- the rfbB gene encoding dTDP-glucose 4,6-dehydratase — translated: MKLLITGGAGFIGSNFVIYMLQQHPDYQIVNVDALTYAGNLENLKSVENHPNYTFVKADITDVQAMDALIGQGVDVVVNFAAESHVDRSILEPDVFVKTNVLGTQVLLDAAKKHKVTKFVQVSTDEVYGTLGATGLFTEETPLTPNSPYSASKAGGDLLVRAYHETFGLPVNITRCSNNYGPYQFPEKLIPLMISRALADGALPVYGDGLNIRDWLYVEDHCSAIDLVIHKGVLGEVYNIGGNNERTNVHIVKTILQELGKPESLITYVQDRPGHDRRYGIDPTKIMNELGWKPKHTFETGIKETIQWYLNNKEWWTRIQSGEYQKYAEKQYGSRLGDAL
- a CDS encoding EamA family transporter, whose product is MNIVYLTLNVLMLVSGQVLFKIGLEKLGGVNLNNAWKAIFNTYIIFGLLLYVLATLVWFVVLSRVPLSIAYPIQSIAYVLGILAAFILFNEPISFMKWMGMIIIVIGVYIISIY
- a CDS encoding DUF2304 domain-containing protein — protein: MFPFKLQITLIVLSILLLFLLINMIKKYELQLRYALLWIFLVFLMLIVSIFPGIAFYFTQAFGFETPSNFVFLLGILSALIIIFSLTVSISNLANKLRQISQEVGLLKNEIEKMKKN
- a CDS encoding glycosyltransferase family 2 protein, with amino-acid sequence MKYLKVLGIIPCYNEESNIKQLINELSAYSDQLDIIIINDCSKDKTSQLCKEENVNVIDLPCNLGIGGAVQTGYLYAKAKAYDIAVQIDGDGQHDPSYISELISPLVKGEADFSIGTRFLKREGFQSSGIRRVGIVYFSMLLRMLTKTQVSDPTSGFRACNKKIINFFAENYPTDYPEPESIMALSRNGYRITEVPVKMRERNGGKSSIRAFKSFYYMIKVTIAIVIDSTRKKQIN